From Anomalospiza imberbis isolate Cuckoo-Finch-1a 21T00152 chromosome 6, ASM3175350v1, whole genome shotgun sequence, one genomic window encodes:
- the LOC137476603 gene encoding uncharacterized PE-PGRS family protein PE_PGRS20-like, translating into MRNRLYIIKNLLPELDFFFSRRTFFLPFQHKHSPERHHRSAPLRSPGRQPGLRAPPAGPGNGSAGTAGGGVPAGRAAVGLPRSERGGTGRAAEPPRPEAAAAGAQGRRGRSRSRPGPRRGTAVAMGTRRAALPPVRRHYCPAGNTEAAPAERRGLKRGGGEERVSRRTSWACAAMDGAGQVGARGGRGHRGGTGGGRTGIRAGPGEEGPGSGLDRGRKDRGSGLDRGRKDPGSGLDRGRKDRDPGWTGGGRTRDPGWTRDPGWTGGGRTGIRAGPGEEGPGSGLDRGRKDPGSGLDRGRKDRGSGLDPGSGLDRGRKVGDPGWTGGGRTGIRAGPGIRAGPGEEEPGSGLDRGRKDPGSGLDRGRKDSGSGLDPGSGLDRGRKDPGSGLDRGRKHPGSGLDRGSGLDRGRKDRGSGLDPGSGPDRGSGLDRGRKDPGSGLDRGRKDPGSRLDRGSGLDRGRKDRGSGLDRGRKDRGSGLDRGRKDRGSGLDPGRIAELRGRAAGHLRQRGRGLARAAGALPGGARRGCAGPRCGSAPGAGRTGAGRSALPPGYRGLLSRV; encoded by the coding sequence ATGAGGAACCGCCTTTACATCATTAAAAACCTGCTTCcagagctggatttttttttcagcaggaGGACgttcttccttccctttcagcaCAAGCATTCCCCAGAAAGGCACcaccgctccgctccgctccgctccccaGGCCGGCAGCCCGGGCTCCGAGCTCCGCCTGCGGGGCCGGGCAATGGCAGCGCCGGCACCGCGGGAGGCGGAGTCCCTGCGGGGAGAGCGGCCGTGGGGCTCCCGCGCAGCGAGCGAGGCGGAACGGGACGGGCAGCGGAGCCTCCTCGGCCCGAGGCCGCGGCCGCCGGAGCGcaggggcggcggggccggagccggagccggcCCGGGCCGCGCCGGGGAACCGCGGTCGCCATGGGAACGCGTCGGGCCGCGCTTCCTCCGGTGCGGCGCCACTACTGCCCGGCTGGAAACACCGAGGCGGCGCCGGCCGAGCGGAGGGGCCTAAAGCGCGGCGGGGGAGAGGAGCGTGTTTCCCGCCGGACGAGTTGGGCGTGCGCTGCCATGGACGGTGCGGGGCAGGTGGGagcgcggggcggccgcgggcaCCGGGGAGGGACCGGGGGAGGAAGGACGGGGATCCGGGCTGGACCGGGGGAGGAAGGACCGGGATCCGGGCTGGACCGGGGGAGGAAGGACCGGGGATCCGGGCTGGACCGGGGGAGGAAGGACCCGGGATCCGGGCTGGACCGGGGGAGAAAGGACCGGGATCCGGGCTGGACCGGGGGAGGAAGGACCCGGGATCCGGGCTGGACCCGGGATCCGGGCTGGACCGGGGGAGGAAGGACGGGGATCCGGGCTGGACCGGGGGAGGAAGGACCGGGATCCGGGCTGGACCGGGGGAGGAAGGACCCGGGATCCGGGCTGGACCGGGGGAGGAAGGACCGGGGATCCGGGCTGGACCCGGGATCCGGGCTGGACCGGGGGAGAAAGGTCGGGGATCCGGGCTGGACCGGGGGAGGAAGGACCGGGATCCGGGCTGGACCCGGGATCCGGGCTGGACCGGGGGAGGAAGAACCGGGATCCGGGCTGGACCGGGGGAGGAAGGACCCGGGATCCGGGCTGGACCGGGGGAGGAAGGACTCGGGATCCGGGCTGGACCCGGGATCCGGGCTGGACCGGGGGAGGAAGGACCCGGGATCCGGGCTGGACCGGGGGAGGAAGCACCCGGGATCCGGGCTGGACCGGGGATCCGGGCTGGACCGGGGGAGGAAGGACCGGGGATCCGGGCTGGACCCGGGATCCGGGCCGGACCGGGGATCCGGGCTGGACCGGGGGAGGAAGGACCCGGGATCCGGGCTGGACCGGGGGAGGAAGGACCCGGGATCCCGGCTGGACCGGGGATCCGGGCTGGACCGGGGGAGGAAGGACCGGGGATCCGGGCTGGACCGCGGGAGGAAGGACCGGGGATCCGGGCTGGACCGGGGGAGGAAGGACCGGGGATCCGGGCTGGACCCGGGAAGGATTGCGGAGCTGCGAGGGAGGGCGGCGGGGCACCTCCGGCAGCGGGGCCGCGGCCTGGCCCGGGCGGCGGGAGCGCTCCCCGGTGGCGCCCGCCGCGGTTGTGCGGGGCCGCGCTGCGGGAGCGCTCCCGGGGCGGGCAGGACGGGAGCGGGGCGCTCTGCCCTGCCCCCTGGGTACCGCGGTCTGCTCAGCCGGGTTTGA